A stretch of the Planctomycetota bacterium genome encodes the following:
- a CDS encoding PDZ domain-containing protein has protein sequence MTRFRTRAFSRTALTLAAIAGLPAAAIALTPQDAAPTADRYEVVAETAPTQSVREIVMTRSQDGHAVTVRERNGKLTAEINGKKVDASRIERKGDTIVVLDDTGRAVTFRVPRAPSAPVTLLGGVAPELEIVQLARPAPAVRVGVAQVQDATDQPRVMFGVVMGEPDNVLLEHLGLDGDRAVLLERVIDGLPAAKAGLKAKDIIVGFGDHAEPRSADDIRVVLRKAEPGKKVKVKVIRKGQAKTFDVKLEAFDATALGRAPTAGGGVGARPPAPPAAPRAQDANPWRGAQGQGQGRAMDHAEQAEAALKQAAEMIARLQGEAAHEAHEAHEHAQHAMRRAIEALRKNQQQAFTFDAEELRGMQNDALARLRELEGDGARFWAEHQPGQGFTFRLPPQEWQGFDSESMEDRLEALEDRLEDFEDRFEDAIERFEDRMEAMVERLMHRLEQSLERDRARGRSGGGR, from the coding sequence ATGACTCGTTTTCGTACCAGGGCATTCTCGCGCACCGCTCTCACTCTTGCCGCCATCGCCGGTCTGCCGGCGGCGGCGATCGCGCTCACCCCGCAGGACGCCGCCCCGACCGCGGACCGCTACGAGGTGGTCGCCGAGACCGCCCCGACCCAGTCGGTCCGCGAGATCGTGATGACCCGCTCGCAGGACGGCCACGCCGTGACCGTGCGGGAGCGCAACGGCAAGCTGACGGCGGAGATCAACGGCAAGAAGGTCGACGCCAGCCGCATCGAGCGGAAGGGCGACACCATCGTGGTTCTCGACGACACCGGCCGCGCGGTGACCTTCCGCGTGCCGCGGGCGCCCTCGGCCCCCGTGACGCTGCTGGGTGGCGTGGCTCCCGAGCTGGAGATCGTGCAGCTTGCACGGCCCGCGCCGGCCGTCCGCGTCGGCGTCGCGCAGGTCCAGGACGCCACTGACCAGCCCCGCGTGATGTTTGGCGTCGTGATGGGCGAGCCCGACAACGTGCTGCTGGAGCACCTGGGGCTGGACGGCGACAGGGCCGTGCTGCTGGAGCGGGTGATCGACGGGCTGCCCGCCGCCAAGGCCGGGCTGAAAGCCAAGGACATCATCGTGGGCTTCGGCGACCACGCCGAGCCGCGCTCGGCCGACGACATCCGCGTGGTGCTCCGGAAGGCCGAACCGGGCAAGAAGGTCAAGGTCAAGGTCATCCGCAAGGGGCAGGCCAAGACCTTTGACGTGAAGCTGGAGGCCTTCGACGCGACCGCGCTGGGCCGTGCTCCGACCGCCGGCGGGGGCGTCGGCGCGCGTCCGCCCGCACCCCCGGCGGCGCCGCGTGCGCAGGACGCCAACCCGTGGCGGGGCGCGCAGGGCCAGGGCCAAGGCCGGGCCATGGATCACGCCGAGCAGGCCGAAGCCGCGCTGAAGCAGGCCGCCGAGATGATCGCGCGGCTGCAGGGCGAGGCCGCCCACGAGGCCCACGAGGCCCACGAGCACGCCCAGCACGCGATGCGGCGGGCCATCGAGGCGCTGCGGAAGAACCAGCAGCAGGCGTTCACCTTCGACGCCGAGGAACTCCGCGGCATGCAGAACGACGCGCTGGCGCGGCTCCGCGAGCTCGAGGGCGATGGCGCCCGCTTCTGGGCCGAGCACCAGCCGGGCCAGGGCTTCACCTTCCGGCTGCCGCCCCAGGAGTGGCAGGGCTTCGACTCCGAGTCGATGGAGGACCGCCTCGAGGCCCTCGAGGATCGCCTGGAGGACTTCGAGGATCGCTTCGAGGACGCCATCGAGCGCTTCGAGGACCGCATGGAGGCCATGGTCGAGAGGCTGATGCATCGCCTGGAGCAGTCGCTGGAGCGTGATCGCGCCCGCGGCCGTTCGGGCGGTGGCCGCTAG
- a CDS encoding sigma-70 family RNA polymerase sigma factor, translating to MSPAEASAAAARRQVDPRLVERAMAGDGESIQRLWQSHRRWVAAIVLAHMPRDGELDDMLQDIAATFVRSVGELRTSAALRPWLRTVAINAARAAGRKKTRRRRALDAQAASDPGRFAGEQAPDETPAAPERSDEARWLLGLIADLPEGYREPLVLRCVRGMNYKAISELTGLPETTIETRIARGRRMLRERIASAREREAERIGTPADRWRGMDP from the coding sequence GTGAGTCCAGCCGAAGCATCCGCGGCCGCCGCTCGCCGGCAGGTCGATCCGCGGCTCGTCGAGCGGGCCATGGCCGGGGACGGCGAGTCCATACAGCGTCTGTGGCAATCGCACCGCCGGTGGGTCGCCGCCATCGTGCTCGCCCACATGCCACGAGATGGCGAGCTCGACGACATGTTGCAGGACATCGCCGCGACCTTTGTGCGCAGCGTTGGCGAGCTGCGCACGTCCGCGGCGCTTCGGCCCTGGCTGCGAACGGTCGCCATCAACGCCGCCCGCGCCGCCGGACGCAAGAAGACCCGCCGCCGCAGAGCGCTGGACGCGCAGGCGGCGAGCGACCCGGGCCGTTTCGCGGGCGAGCAAGCGCCCGACGAGACGCCCGCGGCGCCCGAGCGGAGCGACGAAGCGCGGTGGCTGCTGGGCCTGATCGCCGATCTGCCCGAGGGCTACCGCGAGCCCCTGGTGCTCCGCTGCGTGCGGGGCATGAACTACAAGGCCATCAGCGAGCTGACGGGCCTGCCGGAGACGACGATCGAGACGCGGATCGCACGCGGCCGCCGCATGCTGCGGGAACGGATCGCGAGCGCCCGCGAGCGCGAAGCCGAGCGGATCGGCACACCAGCCGATCGCTGGCGAGGAATGGACCCATGA
- a CDS encoding twin-arginine translocase subunit TatC: MPLGDHLDDLRRRLILAGLGLLPIVVLAFVFGTWLIDTMFQPLYAAQKARGYPPGAQATGPLESFGTYLRVAFAVAIVLGLPWLLYQAWKFVAPGLYAAERRFVYVLAPLSVLLTILSVLFLYFVMLPVVLAFFLGFGKALGELDPGEASPPAGIAYPSVPVLDGDPPSPELGSMWANTRLQQLRIAVPARTAVVDESSESAALAAPAVRVLGVPLGETAGLSQQYRMTEYVRLMFQLAMALSVGFQTPVVVLLLGWAGLIVPEEMGRYRRYAVLAAVVVGAVLTPADPVSMVVLAAPLYLLYEFGLLLCRVLPAERVAGARREGDVDDEGA, translated from the coding sequence ATGCCGCTGGGCGACCACCTCGACGACCTCCGCCGCCGGCTGATCCTCGCGGGCCTCGGCCTGCTGCCCATCGTCGTGCTCGCCTTCGTCTTCGGGACGTGGCTGATCGACACGATGTTCCAGCCGCTGTACGCGGCGCAGAAGGCCCGCGGCTATCCGCCCGGCGCCCAGGCCACCGGGCCGCTGGAGAGCTTCGGCACCTACCTGCGGGTGGCCTTCGCGGTCGCCATCGTGCTCGGGCTGCCCTGGCTGCTCTACCAGGCCTGGAAGTTCGTCGCCCCGGGGCTCTACGCCGCCGAGCGGCGCTTCGTGTACGTCCTGGCGCCGCTCAGCGTGCTGCTGACCATCCTCTCGGTGCTCTTCCTCTACTTCGTGATGCTGCCGGTGGTGCTGGCGTTCTTCCTGGGCTTCGGTAAGGCGCTGGGCGAGCTGGACCCCGGCGAGGCCAGCCCTCCCGCTGGGATCGCCTATCCGAGCGTGCCGGTGCTCGATGGCGATCCGCCGTCGCCCGAGCTCGGCAGCATGTGGGCCAACACGAGGCTCCAGCAGCTCCGCATCGCCGTACCGGCGCGCACGGCGGTCGTGGACGAGTCGTCGGAGTCCGCAGCCTTGGCGGCCCCCGCGGTGCGCGTGCTCGGCGTGCCGCTGGGCGAAACGGCGGGCCTGAGCCAGCAGTACCGCATGACCGAGTACGTGCGGTTGATGTTCCAGCTCGCGATGGCGCTGTCGGTCGGCTTCCAGACACCCGTGGTCGTGCTGCTGCTGGGGTGGGCGGGCCTGATCGTGCCCGAAGAGATGGGTCGCTATCGCCGCTACGCCGTGCTCGCAGCGGTCGTCGTGGGCGCGGTGCTGACGCCGGCCGACCCGGTGTCGATGGTCGTGCTCGCGGCGCCGCTGTACCTGCTCTACGAGTTCGGCCTGCTGCTGTGCCGGGTGCTGCCGGCCGAGCGCGTCGCCGGGGCGCGCCGCGAGGGCGACGTTGACGACGAGGGCGCCTGA
- the tadA gene encoding tRNA adenosine(34) deaminase TadA, protein MARALELAREAADAGEVPVGAVVYETATGRTIAEDRNRREHSSDPCGHAELLAVRAAASALGDWRLTGCTVVVTLEPCPMCAGMLVQARAARVVFGAFDPKAGAAGSLMNLLADDRLNHRPEVVGGVQADACGALLRDFFRARRRG, encoded by the coding sequence ATGGCCCGCGCCCTCGAGCTCGCCCGGGAGGCGGCGGACGCCGGTGAAGTGCCCGTCGGCGCCGTGGTGTACGAGACCGCGACCGGTCGGACCATCGCCGAGGATCGCAACCGCCGCGAGCACTCGAGCGATCCCTGCGGCCATGCGGAGTTGCTCGCCGTGCGGGCGGCCGCATCGGCGCTGGGCGACTGGCGGCTCACCGGATGCACGGTGGTGGTCACGCTGGAGCCGTGCCCGATGTGCGCCGGGATGCTCGTGCAGGCGCGCGCGGCCCGGGTGGTCTTCGGGGCCTTCGACCCCAAGGCCGGCGCCGCGGGCAGCCTGATGAACCTGCTGGCCGACGACCGGTTGAACCACCGGCCCGAAGTCGTCGGCGGCGTGCAAGCGGACGCGTGCGGTGCGCTGCTCCGCGACTTCTTCCGCGCGCGACGACGCGGCTAG
- the dnaA gene encoding chromosomal replication initiator protein DnaA, which translates to MAQPARRAEQHGSGGEAAALWSETLNYLRANNPAESRARFDALHPLEIRNGVLLVRTQSGVERDHLHAEYRGVFADALRIVSGHLLNIRFVAPGEDDAQSAPHAGDAAAGSAADQNGSDRAVVIGGGMGQRTAERRARGALRLAINPDNTFRNFVMGPGNRLAHAAASAVAEEPGRRYNPLFIHGGVGLGKTHLLQAIYLSIADQNPDWVVEYVSCEEFTSEFMEAVQAGRMSEFRHEFRDIDMLVIDDVHFLAKRDRTQEEFFHTFNVLYQSNKQIVLSSDAPPEDIPDLEERLVSRFKWGLVTGVEQPDYETRIAIVQTKARLRGVDLGQGVAEHIAAAIDSNIRELEGAIVNLQVRAKVDERPIDLDLARATIEPPAETKPHVAATMQRVIDLIVDYYAVKLSDLQSKKKTRSIARPRQVLMYLARRHTRHSLEEIGGYLGGRDHTTIMHGANKITSLRATDRALSAELDHLESQLGVDEAPD; encoded by the coding sequence ATGGCACAACCGGCGCGGCGGGCGGAGCAACACGGGAGCGGCGGAGAGGCCGCGGCGCTCTGGAGCGAGACGCTCAACTACCTCCGGGCCAACAACCCCGCCGAGAGCCGGGCCCGCTTCGACGCGCTGCATCCGCTGGAGATCCGCAACGGCGTGCTTCTGGTCCGCACCCAGAGCGGCGTCGAGCGGGACCACCTGCACGCCGAGTATCGGGGCGTATTTGCCGACGCCCTTCGCATCGTGTCGGGGCACCTGCTCAACATCCGCTTCGTTGCGCCGGGCGAGGACGACGCCCAGTCCGCACCCCACGCCGGCGACGCGGCGGCCGGCAGCGCCGCGGACCAGAACGGCTCCGACCGGGCCGTTGTGATCGGCGGCGGCATGGGCCAGCGCACCGCCGAGAGGCGGGCCCGCGGGGCGCTCCGCCTGGCCATCAACCCCGACAACACATTCCGCAACTTCGTCATGGGACCGGGCAACCGGCTGGCGCACGCGGCGGCGTCCGCCGTGGCCGAGGAGCCCGGACGGCGGTACAACCCGCTGTTCATCCACGGCGGCGTTGGGCTGGGCAAGACCCACCTGCTCCAGGCGATCTACCTCAGCATCGCCGACCAGAATCCCGACTGGGTGGTCGAGTACGTCTCGTGCGAGGAATTCACCAGCGAGTTCATGGAGGCCGTGCAAGCGGGACGCATGTCCGAGTTTCGCCACGAGTTCCGCGACATCGACATGCTCGTGATCGACGACGTCCACTTCCTCGCCAAGCGGGATCGCACCCAGGAGGAATTCTTCCACACCTTCAACGTGCTCTACCAGAGCAACAAGCAGATCGTGCTCAGCTCCGACGCACCTCCCGAGGACATCCCCGATCTCGAGGAGCGGCTCGTCAGCCGGTTCAAGTGGGGGCTGGTCACCGGCGTCGAGCAGCCCGACTACGAAACGCGGATCGCCATCGTCCAGACCAAGGCCCGGCTCCGCGGCGTGGATCTGGGCCAGGGCGTGGCCGAGCACATCGCGGCGGCCATCGACTCCAACATCCGCGAACTCGAGGGCGCGATCGTCAATCTGCAGGTCCGCGCCAAGGTCGATGAACGGCCGATCGATCTCGACCTGGCCCGTGCCACCATCGAGCCGCCGGCGGAGACCAAGCCACACGTCGCGGCGACGATGCAGCGGGTGATCGACCTCATCGTCGACTACTACGCCGTCAAGCTCAGCGACCTACAGAGCAAGAAGAAGACCCGCTCGATCGCCCGTCCGCGGCAGGTGCTCATGTACCTCGCCCGGCGGCACACCCGCCACTCGCTCGAGGAGATCGGTGGCTACCTCGGCGGCCGCGACCACACGACCATCATGCACGGCGCCAACAAGATCACCTCGCTGCGGGCGACCGACCGCGCGCTCTCCGCGGAACTGGACCACCTCGAGTCGCAGCTCGGCGTCGACGAGGCTCCGGACTAG
- a CDS encoding MBL fold metallo-hydrolase: MIPKPPPRDPSLGFIYAPPFRIQGVSIAGEATAIQIPELDVCFDMGACPRAMLASPICALSHGHMDHIGGLAYYLSQRQFQGMGTGTVVCDARIEHDLRSMLEGYVALERQRTPYEIVPLEADQAWQIKPNHVIRAFHTEHTAPSVGFVIAEKRTKLRDEYVGLPQEKLVELKKRGQEITRSFEVPLIAYTGDTLPGSHLLREDIRSARVVISECTFFEPGHRKRSRIGMHMHVDDLAEWMPLLACETFVVGHISRRTHVNDARRVLQERLGDEQAARIRVLMDHRHNRQAYERQEAEARSAEAVASGSA, from the coding sequence ATGATCCCCAAGCCGCCGCCGCGTGATCCCTCGCTGGGCTTTATCTACGCGCCGCCCTTCCGCATCCAGGGCGTCTCGATCGCGGGGGAGGCCACCGCCATCCAGATCCCCGAATTGGACGTGTGCTTCGACATGGGTGCATGCCCGCGGGCGATGCTCGCCAGCCCGATCTGCGCGCTCAGCCACGGCCACATGGACCACATCGGCGGGCTGGCGTATTACCTGTCGCAGCGACAGTTCCAGGGCATGGGCACGGGCACCGTCGTCTGCGACGCCCGCATCGAGCACGACCTGCGGTCCATGCTCGAGGGCTACGTCGCGCTCGAGCGGCAGCGGACGCCCTACGAGATCGTGCCGCTCGAGGCCGACCAGGCCTGGCAGATCAAGCCCAATCACGTCATCCGGGCGTTCCACACCGAGCACACCGCCCCGTCGGTGGGCTTCGTGATCGCCGAGAAACGCACCAAGCTCCGCGACGAATACGTCGGGCTGCCGCAGGAGAAGCTCGTCGAACTCAAGAAGCGAGGCCAGGAAATCACCCGCAGCTTCGAGGTGCCGCTGATCGCCTATACCGGGGATACCTTGCCCGGCTCCCACCTGCTGCGCGAGGACATCCGCAGCGCGCGCGTCGTCATCAGCGAGTGCACGTTCTTCGAGCCCGGCCACCGCAAGCGGTCCCGCATCGGCATGCACATGCACGTGGACGACCTAGCCGAGTGGATGCCGCTGCTGGCCTGCGAGACGTTCGTGGTCGGCCACATCTCCCGCCGGACGCACGTCAACGACGCCCGCCGCGTGCTGCAGGAGCGTCTGGGCGACGAACAGGCCGCCCGCATCCGCGTGCTGATGGACCACCGCCACAACCGCCAGGCCTACGAACGGCAGGAAGCCGAGGCCCGGTCCGCCGAGGCGGTCGCAAGCGGCAGCGCATAG
- a CDS encoding VTT domain-containing protein, with product MSKDAAPPPQEDPGLGAAGAVDADAAAKASKAADRLFTLGLSLYLGVIGLGLLLRSLPEALAGWLVDNLYASEQRLLPVAIAALGAILLAFGITLSIGHTRLMAGVRLLRELGPAGVLGLLWTAMPPVSGTLLVVYIGDISAFLERQGPAGLVLYVVIFILSAGLGCLPTYAQAILGGWAFGTTVGFLAAWVGFLGGSLIGFHVARTVSKQRVQRVIARNAKAQAIRDALIGHGLARTTLIVALLRLPPNSPFALTNLAMASSGVRALPFAVGTAMGMAPRTFIAVLLAAEAAKRGDDIGEVLGRDPIMVVAGLGVAFVALGIIGMIAKRALARVTAASEAPAAGPA from the coding sequence ATGAGCAAGGACGCGGCACCGCCGCCGCAGGAAGATCCAGGGCTGGGTGCCGCCGGGGCCGTGGACGCGGATGCCGCGGCGAAGGCCAGCAAGGCCGCCGACCGGCTGTTCACCCTCGGGCTGTCCCTGTACCTGGGAGTCATCGGGCTGGGGCTGCTGCTGCGGTCGCTCCCCGAAGCGCTGGCCGGCTGGCTTGTCGACAATCTGTACGCCAGCGAGCAGCGGCTGCTGCCCGTCGCCATCGCGGCGCTCGGGGCGATCCTGCTCGCGTTCGGCATCACGCTCTCGATCGGGCACACGCGGCTCATGGCGGGCGTTCGGCTGCTCCGCGAACTCGGCCCCGCTGGCGTGCTCGGGCTGCTCTGGACCGCCATGCCGCCGGTCTCCGGCACGCTGCTGGTGGTCTACATCGGGGACATCTCGGCCTTCCTCGAGCGGCAGGGACCCGCGGGCCTGGTGCTCTACGTCGTGATCTTCATCCTGAGCGCCGGGCTGGGCTGCCTGCCCACGTACGCGCAGGCCATCCTCGGCGGCTGGGCCTTTGGCACCACCGTGGGTTTCCTGGCGGCTTGGGTCGGCTTCCTGGGCGGGTCGCTGATCGGCTTCCACGTCGCCCGCACGGTGTCCAAGCAGCGAGTGCAGCGGGTCATCGCGAGGAACGCCAAGGCGCAGGCCATCCGCGATGCGCTCATCGGCCACGGGCTTGCGAGGACGACGCTGATCGTTGCGCTGCTGCGGCTGCCGCCCAACTCGCCCTTTGCGCTCACGAACCTGGCGATGGCATCCTCGGGCGTGCGGGCGTTGCCCTTTGCTGTGGGTACCGCGATGGGCATGGCGCCGCGGACGTTCATCGCGGTGCTGCTCGCCGCCGAGGCCGCCAAGCGGGGCGACGACATCGGCGAGGTGCTGGGCCGCGACCCGATCATGGTCGTTGCGGGGCTGGGCGTCGCCTTCGTCGCGCTGGGCATCATTGGCATGATCGCCAAGCGGGCGCTGGCGCGGGTGACCGCGGCGAGCGAAGCGCCCGCTGCGGGTCCCGCCTAG
- a CDS encoding FtsX-like permease family protein has protein sequence MSRLPFHYAFRNLGRGRVRLIASLVGSTLVVLLVLASGGFVRGMQHTLTQREPLHANVMILGTGSEEGVERSQIDAAVEGIAAASIRGLKQRAGVVYASSEIHAALPLRLEAEDEADLPAVLRGVRPVALLVHPEVEITAGRMPRSGADELMVGSLAATRLGVPAERVAIGQALWFDDRPWTIVGQFSAPHTVMDAEIWVPLTDLQIATRRESTISCVVVTLDDAGFADVDLFAKSRLDLEITAIREAAYYASIASFYAPIRIMVLVTAALIALGGIFGGLNTMYAAFASRVREVGMLQALGYTRGAIVVSLVEESIFASACGALLAVAIGLALLDGIAVRFSMGAFALVLDPPVLLAGVGGGLVLGFVGAIPPAIRCLRLPIAEALRAS, from the coding sequence ATGAGTCGGCTGCCCTTCCATTACGCGTTCCGCAACCTCGGTCGGGGTCGGGTGCGACTGATCGCGTCGCTGGTCGGGTCCACGCTGGTCGTCCTGCTGGTGCTGGCCTCCGGTGGCTTCGTGCGTGGAATGCAGCACACGCTCACCCAGCGCGAGCCGCTGCACGCCAACGTCATGATCCTCGGCACCGGGTCCGAGGAGGGCGTGGAGCGCTCGCAGATCGATGCGGCCGTCGAGGGCATCGCCGCGGCCAGCATCCGTGGGCTCAAGCAGCGAGCGGGCGTCGTTTATGCGTCGTCCGAGATCCACGCGGCCCTGCCACTCCGGCTGGAGGCGGAGGACGAAGCCGACCTCCCCGCCGTGCTGCGTGGCGTCCGGCCGGTCGCGTTGCTTGTGCACCCCGAAGTGGAGATCACGGCGGGTCGCATGCCCCGCTCTGGTGCGGACGAGTTGATGGTGGGCTCGCTCGCCGCCACCCGCCTGGGCGTGCCCGCCGAGCGGGTCGCCATCGGCCAAGCGCTGTGGTTCGACGACCGCCCGTGGACCATCGTCGGACAGTTTTCGGCGCCGCACACGGTGATGGACGCCGAGATCTGGGTCCCGCTGACGGACCTGCAGATCGCCACGCGGCGCGAGAGCACGATCTCGTGCGTCGTCGTCACGCTCGATGACGCGGGCTTTGCGGACGTCGATCTCTTTGCCAAGAGCAGGCTCGACCTCGAGATCACGGCGATCCGTGAGGCCGCGTACTACGCGTCGATCGCTTCGTTCTATGCGCCGATCCGGATCATGGTGCTCGTGACCGCCGCGCTAATCGCCCTGGGTGGCATCTTCGGCGGGCTCAACACCATGTACGCCGCGTTCGCGTCGCGGGTGCGGGAGGTCGGCATGCTGCAGGCGCTCGGCTACACGCGCGGAGCGATCGTCGTCAGCCTGGTCGAAGAATCGATCTTCGCGTCGGCGTGCGGCGCACTGCTGGCCGTCGCCATCGGGCTCGCCCTGCTCGACGGCATCGCCGTTCGTTTCTCGATGGGCGCGTTCGCCCTTGTGCTAGATCCACCCGTGCTGCTGGCGGGCGTCGGTGGCGGACTGGTCCTCGGGTTTGTCGGTGCGATCCCACCGGCCATTCGATGCCTGCGTCTGCCGATCGCCGAGGCCCTCAGAGCAAGCTGA
- a CDS encoding ABC transporter permease, with protein sequence MTLLKCSPYVLKQIWRHRVRSLLTVLGIGIAMFLFTAVQAMNRGVAIATQQTAKDTTLIVYREDRYCPATSLLPQDYRARIERIEGVESAIPVKVVVSNCRTSLDVVTFRGVPKDQFLARSNRDIELVAGSYEDWSRRTDAALLGETLATRRGLSPGMTFDAAGITAYVAGIIRSDSPQDQNVAYTAIEFVQLAGRDELGIVTQFNVRVEDPSMLEDIAAAIDAEFAVAQEPTATFTEKAFIGRVADDIIELVGFARWLGLGCLAAVLALVANSVVLGVQSRVSEHAVLQTLGYSGRLLAALIVLEGLVLAVIGGSLGALVAVGAASYGSLALSVEGVSIPISADASLLLVGLLVCAALAVLAGLVPAWQASSRQIAACLRTA encoded by the coding sequence ATGACGCTCCTGAAGTGCTCGCCGTACGTCCTCAAGCAGATCTGGCGGCACCGTGTGCGGTCGCTGCTCACGGTGTTGGGCATCGGCATCGCGATGTTCCTCTTCACCGCCGTGCAAGCCATGAATCGCGGCGTCGCCATCGCGACCCAGCAGACGGCCAAGGACACCACCCTCATCGTCTACCGGGAGGACCGCTACTGCCCGGCGACTAGCCTGCTGCCGCAGGACTACCGCGCGCGCATCGAACGCATCGAGGGCGTGGAGTCCGCGATCCCGGTCAAGGTTGTCGTCTCGAATTGCCGGACGAGCCTGGACGTCGTGACCTTCCGCGGCGTTCCCAAGGATCAGTTCCTCGCCAGATCCAATCGCGACATCGAGCTCGTCGCCGGCTCGTACGAGGACTGGTCCCGGCGCACGGACGCGGCGCTCCTCGGCGAGACCCTGGCCACCCGCAGGGGGCTCTCGCCGGGCATGACCTTCGATGCGGCGGGCATCACCGCCTACGTCGCGGGGATCATCCGCTCGGATAGTCCACAGGACCAGAACGTCGCGTACACGGCGATCGAGTTCGTGCAACTCGCGGGCCGCGACGAGCTCGGCATCGTCACCCAGTTCAACGTCAGGGTCGAGGATCCCTCGATGCTGGAGGACATTGCGGCCGCCATCGACGCCGAATTCGCCGTCGCGCAAGAACCCACGGCCACGTTCACGGAGAAGGCCTTCATCGGTCGCGTCGCCGACGACATCATCGAGCTGGTCGGTTTCGCCCGCTGGCTGGGACTTGGGTGCCTGGCGGCGGTGCTGGCGCTGGTTGCCAACTCCGTCGTGCTGGGCGTGCAGAGCCGCGTGAGCGAGCACGCGGTGCTCCAGACCCTGGGATACTCCGGCCGGCTGCTCGCCGCGCTCATCGTGCTGGAGGGCCTGGTGCTCGCCGTCATCGGGGGATCTCTCGGTGCCCTTGTGGCGGTCGGGGCCGCGAGCTATGGCAGCCTCGCGCTCTCGGTCGAGGGCGTCTCGATCCCCATCTCGGCCGACGCCTCGCTCCTGCTGGTCGGACTGCTGGTGTGCGCGGCCCTCGCCGTTCTGGCCGGGCTCGTGCCGGCGTGGCAGGCTTCTTCGAGGCAGATCGCGGCCTGCCTACGGACAGCATGA
- a CDS encoding ABC transporter ATP-binding protein produces MSLIECRNLTREYRRGGEVIRPLEDLDLDVPRGDFLALMGPSGSGKTTLLNLIAGIDSPTSGSLVVDGSDISKLARRRLAAWRAEHVGYIFQLYNLVPVLTAYENVELPLLLHGLSRRERHERVMTALERVGIAERRNHFPRQLSGGQEQRVAVARAIVAEPDILVADEPTGDLDKRSAESVMRLLQELNERLDATVIMVTHDPNTTTYAKRTLHLDKGRLVPAAEPREEVLA; encoded by the coding sequence ATGAGCCTCATCGAATGCCGAAACCTGACACGCGAGTACCGGCGGGGCGGGGAGGTCATCCGGCCGCTGGAGGATCTGGACCTCGACGTCCCGCGGGGCGACTTCCTCGCGCTCATGGGTCCGAGCGGCAGCGGCAAGACCACGCTGCTCAATCTCATCGCCGGGATCGACTCACCGACGAGCGGCTCGCTCGTCGTCGATGGCTCGGATATCTCGAAGCTGGCACGACGCAGGCTCGCCGCGTGGAGAGCGGAGCACGTCGGGTACATATTCCAGCTGTACAACCTTGTGCCCGTGCTCACCGCGTACGAGAACGTGGAACTCCCACTGTTGCTGCACGGTCTGTCGAGGCGAGAACGCCACGAGCGCGTCATGACCGCCCTGGAGCGCGTCGGCATCGCCGAGCGACGCAACCACTTTCCGCGGCAGCTCTCGGGAGGCCAGGAGCAGCGGGTGGCCGTGGCGCGCGCGATCGTGGCCGAGCCGGACATCCTGGTGGCGGACGAGCCGACCGGCGATCTCGACAAGCGGAGCGCCGAGTCGGTGATGCGCCTCCTCCAAGAACTGAACGAGCGGCTGGACGCCACCGTCATCATGGTGACGCATGATCCGAACACCACGACCTACGCGAAGCGCACGCTGCACCTGGACAAGGGGCGGCTCGTGCCCGCCGCCGAACCACGGGAGGAGGTGCTCGCATGA